CCAACACGAAGGTCTGTCCAGTACCTGTGAAATGAAAACATTGGGTATCAATCAGGAATCCAGAGTCTCTCCTGAGCCCACTAAGCTTGCTGGTTAACGAACCTAGATGGCTAGAGGCAACAGAGGTTCAAGAATTTAGATGCTTTAGTTTTCAAAATGATAATcatctatatatgtatatatatatatatatatataaagttaaaTGACAAATTTTATTTATCGAAGATGAAGTACCCGTTGGAATCGTCTTAGGAGACCACTCCATCCATGTGATTTCGCCTGCATTACATGGGTGATGTTACTGCAAGTCTCACTACcagtaccagataactccaggATTTGAAAGCAGGATGCAATATATAGTTCAATTACACAACAGAATACCACTACATACCATCATGGGCCTTGTCAGCTGTGTCCAGAACCTTCCCAGTTTCCACACATAACCACTGCAAGGTTGAACCATGCGTTGCTGCCAGTATCTTCCCATCAGGAGATAAACTGAGTCGATCATAATGCAAAGTAGCACCATTTGAATCATGAAGAGGAATTGGAAAAACCTTTACAGTCTTAGGATCCTCATCAAGGTGGTATCGAACTTGAAAAATGTCAATTAAAGGATCTCAGCATGATGACCATAACTATATAGTTGCAACATAAGAAACAGAACTGGGAACCCGTAAATCTACCCAGAATCCAATTCAATGCTATCCAAGAAATCTTTCTAATGCAGTAGTCTCAATTAAGTCATTTCGTATATTTCTCCCATAAATATGCATTGATTCGGGAGATGGGAGGGATAAAGGCAGTGAACAAAAGATTAAGTATTCGATATTCCAATTCcattaaataaaaaggaatataactacaaaataaattaggaatttttcttttctcaaatCACTTCATTTATcaagaatattataaaattgagaaccaacatgaagaagaaTCATTTACAATTATAGCATGAAATGCAGAAATTATGCTTAGATATAGGTATTTTCTCATATACTTCAAAAATCAGAAGCACTTCATAGaaatacataacataaattattatatttggcATACCATTGATGTTCCAAGTTCTTATAGAACCATCTTTGGAGGCTGTGATGATTTGCTCCGAGTTCGGAGTAAAGCATAACCAAGTCACTGCACTCTGAATTGACAAAAGCATGAGAAATGAGCAGTACGCCTACCTAGCTATCACAAGGGCTTAATTACATATAATTGTAAGAATGAACCAGTAAATGAAAATGCAACTGAAAGAAAAGTATAGTAAAACATAACACTTGAACTAAAATGAGAATTTGAATCAGTAACTGCATGCAAACAGAATACACTTCAATAGTTAGTTACTACCTTGTGCCCTTTAAGTTGCATAACTTTCGGAACCTCTTTGACAGAACCATCCTTCGAATATACAATTTCCCAAACCTgccaaataaaatttgaaacacCAATAGGCAAGTTTAACATCTTGGaacaaaattccagattcccaAAACAGAATTTGTACTATGTGGTCGCcagtaatgaaaataaattgtttgaagGCAAATGAAGTGTATTGAGATGACCATCGCATAAACAtaatgaaaacttgtgaaatgATGACAAAAGAAGGGGGGATGGGGTGAGACAAGACGAGAGGGAATGAGATAgaagagaaggaaaaaaaaatgtggCATGCTCATCATGTCAGGCCACATCCTCATTCAACTAATATATGATATCTGATATTTCTATCAAAAGCATGACCTATATAAACAACAAAATCATTCGACCTATCATATATGCGTGACACAGAGGATATGAGCCCATGGCTTTTCAACACTACATTCAGACTCTGCTTGCAATCATAATACATGATGTGTTCCATGTATAACTGCACAAATTTCCATCTCAGTTAACAAATAACTTTGCAGAATAGAAGATCTTAATTCCATTTAGCTGTTCCAAAGTCAACAATTATCTGAGATAATTCACCTTCACATCTGCAGTAAAAGCTGCAGCAGCAATAAAACGTCCATTTGGGGATATAGTAGCCATCGTGTTCTTCAATTGATTTGTATCGGCACTTCCCAAAACCTTCCCAGTCTTTCCATGCCATAGTTTGATTTCAGTACCTGCAAGGTAGCATCAATACATACAGAATATCAGCAATTCCCTTTAAACCCAATAAGTATCAATAAAAGAAATAACAGGTAAACAAGAATAATAACTTAAGtttgataatttataataacaaaCAAGAATAGTTatctaattttgataatttaaaataacaaacAAGAATAGTTATTTAATTCtgataatttataataacaaaCAAGAATAGTTATCTAATTCtgataatttataataacaaCTTCAATGAGCCAGTCTTTGAGACTAATGATCTTACCAAGCAGTCATAAAAGCAATTGAAAACCATAACACTTGGTTTTTTTGCCTGTTATGCAATGAACTCTGATAGCCACCAAAAGTGTGCAATGGTGTATGCACATACCTTCTGAACAAGAGGCAACAACAGTACTTCCATCAGCACTCCCATAAGTTGCAGCTGCTCCAACTAATGTCAGAACAGCACTTTTATCATGAATTTTGTGATGTTCCCATTTGATTTCTGGTAGAGGAAGCTTAGACTGCTGCTTAGAGTCATTAGTAGGTTTAGCCTTTTCTTCCCCATACATATATAAAGATGCACCGAAGTGAGTTTCAGAAGCCACCACCACAGAAGATGCATCATCAGAAAACGTCACTGCCACTGGATGACCTCCAGCAGGTAAATTAATTCTCAGAAACCTGCatgagaataataatatataatgacATAATGTCAGGGAAGACACTAGCATAACTAAAACAAAGATGACATTGAATAATGCCAAAATATAACTTTAGGTTCATACTTGAAACTTTTACTTGAGGCATCATCCAACTTGAATACCCTGACAACTCCATCTGCACATGCTGTTAACATAACAGGAAAGCATATTAAGCAATTAACAGAATGTAAATTAGATTAGTACAGATAATTAAACATGTAGGAAAAGACTCCAAAATATAATGTTGATCAATGGAGAAGTTGCAAATCCAAAGACCACTTTGAAACTTTTGGCAACATGTTATAACTTCAGCACTGGAGGGGACGGGGAAGAATTTTACTAAATTTCAAAGATATACATATTGTTCCCAAATCAAATAGATCTGCAGTCAAGGAAATCCAAAATACACATTAGGATCTTCAAGGGTGGATTAAGCTGTGCTTAACTTTCAACCATTCTGTTACTAATATAATCATTACGCGTTCAGA
The sequence above is a segment of the Manihot esculenta cultivar AM560-2 chromosome 5, M.esculenta_v8, whole genome shotgun sequence genome. Coding sequences within it:
- the LOC110615877 gene encoding transducin beta-like protein 2 isoform X5 codes for the protein MEIQSVGCVSLVMDGVWQLVQGLLCIFQTCADGVVRVFKLDDASSKSFKFLRINLPAGGHPVAVTFSDDASSVVVASETHFGASLYMYGEEKAKPTNDSKQQSKLPLPEIKWEHHKIHDKSAVLTLVGAAATYGSADGSTVVASCSEGTEIKLWHGKTGKVLGSADTNQLKNTMATISPNGRFIAAAAFTADVKVWEIVYSKDGSVKEVPKVMQLKGHKSAVTWLCFTPNSEQIITASKDGSIRTWNINVRYHLDEDPKTVKVFPIPLHDSNGATLHYDRLSLSPDGKILAATHGSTLQWLCVETGKVLDTADKAHDGEITWMEWSPKTIPTGTGQTFVLATASVDKKVKLWAAPSLHST
- the LOC110615877 gene encoding uncharacterized WD repeat-containing protein alr2800 isoform X1; amino-acid sequence: MDPVIPIALLSILLGAVIALLFFKTYFIKRKSEINSIAKPEPQSDPKKPTKPAQSVTKKSHAKPHSHASDKDQNKRHHSLDLNTLKGHGDSVSGLCFSSDGRSLATACADGVVRVFKLDDASSKSFKFLRINLPAGGHPVAVTFSDDASSVVVASETHFGASLYMYGEEKAKPTNDSKQQSKLPLPEIKWEHHKIHDKSAVLTLVGAAATYGSADGSTVVASCSEGTEIKLWHGKTGKVLGSADTNQLKNTMATISPNGRFIAAAAFTADVKVWEIVYSKDGSVKEVPKVMQLKGHKSAVTWLCFTPNSEQIITASKDGSIRTWNINVRYHLDEDPKTVKVFPIPLHDSNGATLHYDRLSLSPDGKILAATHGSTLQWLCVETGKVLDTADKAHDGEITWMEWSPKTIPTGTGQTFVLATASVDKKVKLWAAPSLHST
- the LOC110615877 gene encoding transducin beta-like protein 2 isoform X2, which codes for MDPVIPIALLSILLGAVIALLFFKTYFIKRKSEINSIAKPEPQSDPKKPTKPAQSVTKKSHAKPHSHASDKDQNKRHHSLDLNTLKGHGDSVSGLCFSSDGRSLATACADGVVRVFKLDDASSKSFKFLRINLPAGGHPVAVTFSDDASSVVVASETHFGASLYMYGEEKAKPTNDSKQQSKLPLPEIKWEHHKIHDKSAVLTLVGAAATYGSADGSTVVASCSEGTEIKLWHGKTGKVLGSADTNQLKNTMATISPNGRFIAAAAFTADVKVWEIVYSKDGSVKEVPKVMQLKGHKSAVTWLCFTPNSEQIITASKDGSIRTWNINVRYHLDEDPKTVKVFPIPLHDSNGATLHYDRLSLSPDGKILAATHGSTLQWLCVETGKVLDTADKAHDGTGQTFVLATASVDKKVKLWAAPSLHST
- the LOC110615877 gene encoding transducin beta-like protein 2 isoform X3 encodes the protein MDPVIPIALLSILLGAVIALLFFKTYFIKRKSEINSIAKPEPQSDPKKPTKPAQSVTKKSHAKPHSHASDKDQNKRHHSLDLNTLKGHGDSVSGLCFSSDGRSLATACADGVVRVFKLDDASSKSFKFLRINLPAGGHPVAVTFSDDASSVVVASETHFGASLYMYGEEKAKPTNDSKQQSKLPLPEIKWEHHKIHDKSAVLTLVGAAATYGSADGSTVVASCSEGTEIKLWHGKTGKVLGSADTNQLKNTMATISPNGRFIAAAAFTADVKVWEIVYSKDGSVKEVPKVMQLKGHKSAVTWLCFTPNSEQIITASKDGSIRTWNINVYLLMGRYWQQRMVQPCSGYVWKLGRFWTQLTRPMMAKSHGWSGLLRRFQRVLDRPSCWPQLVLTRK
- the LOC110615877 gene encoding transducin beta-like protein 2 isoform X4; its protein translation is MDPVIPIALLSILLGAVIALLFFKTYFIKRKSEINSIAKPEPQSDPKKPTKPAQSVTKKSHAKPHSHASDKDQNKRHHSLDLNTLKGHGDSVSGLCFSSDGRSLATACADGVVRVFKLDDASSKSFKFLRINLPAGGHPVAVTFSDDASSVVVASETHFGASLYMYGEEKAKPTNDSKQQSKLPLPEIKWEHHKIHDKSAVLTLVGAAATYGSADGSTVVASCSEGTEIKLWHGKTGKVLGSADTNQLKNTMATISPNGRFIAAAAFTADVKVWEIVYSKDGSVKEVPKVMQLKGHKSAVTWLCFTPNSEQIITASKDGSIRTWNINVYLLMGRYWQQRMVQPCSGYVWKLGRFWTQLTRPMMVLDRPSCWPQLVLTRK
- the LOC110615877 gene encoding transducin beta-like protein 2 isoform X6; this encodes MEIQSVGCVSLVMDGVWQLVQGLLSCADGVVRVFKLDDASSKSFKFLRINLPAGGHPVAVTFSDDASSVVVASETHFGASLYMYGEEKAKPTNDSKQQSKLPLPEIKWEHHKIHDKSAVLTLVGAAATYGSADGSTVVASCSEGTEIKLWHGKTGKVLGSADTNQLKNTMATISPNGRFIAAAAFTADVKVWEIVYSKDGSVKEVPKVMQLKGHKSAVTWLCFTPNSEQIITASKDGSIRTWNINVRYHLDEDPKTVKVFPIPLHDSNGATLHYDRLSLSPDGKILAATHGSTLQWLCVETGKVLDTADKAHDGEITWMEWSPKTIPTGTGQTFVLATASVDKKVKLWAAPSLHST